From one Alphaproteobacteria bacterium genomic stretch:
- a CDS encoding sugar phosphate isomerase/epimerase family protein — protein MEYSLSVNHYICDEKTPFPKFAEIVQQAGIGSVGVTRAALFEMGVPALGQCLKDNGLGVSSLCSAGYFTGTQPDTKAKFDDGEMIDIAAELGAETLTVISDGAGDPSRPFADAYARVEEGLAKMAVQAEAKGVILGVEPIHPNHFLARGCINTIAHAQKIIEPHASAKLLLDFNHSWWDPDFPGLLTRAPETVALIQICNLKFKDGYAARRETMAGGDLDMGRLVRESMAGGFRGPFEFELFPGDLRGRDVQTLISDFPKEFAEGVAAA, from the coding sequence ATGGAATACTCACTTTCGGTAAACCACTACATCTGTGACGAGAAAACGCCATTTCCCAAGTTTGCCGAAATCGTTCAACAAGCCGGCATCGGGTCGGTCGGCGTCACCCGTGCGGCGTTGTTTGAAATGGGTGTACCCGCGCTTGGCCAATGCCTGAAAGACAACGGTCTGGGCGTATCGTCACTGTGTAGCGCGGGGTACTTCACCGGCACACAACCGGATACCAAGGCCAAATTCGACGATGGCGAGATGATCGACATCGCAGCGGAGCTCGGCGCCGAGACATTGACAGTCATCAGCGACGGCGCCGGTGACCCGTCCCGGCCCTTTGCCGATGCCTACGCGCGCGTCGAAGAGGGCCTGGCGAAGATGGCGGTGCAGGCTGAAGCAAAAGGCGTGATCCTGGGCGTGGAGCCAATCCACCCCAATCACTTCCTGGCGCGGGGCTGCATCAACACAATTGCCCATGCGCAGAAGATCATTGAGCCCCACGCCAGCGCCAAGCTGCTGCTCGACTTCAATCATTCCTGGTGGGACCCCGACTTTCCGGGCTTGCTGACTCGAGCGCCGGAAACGGTCGCACTGATCCAGATATGTAATCTGAAATTCAAGGATGGTTATGCCGCCCGACGCGAAACCATGGCTGGTGGTGATCTTGATATGGGCCGGTTGGTTCGTGAATCGATGGCCGGAGGTTTCCGAGGTCCGTTCGAGTTCGAGCTTTTCCCCGGCGACCTGCGCGGCCGGGATGTTCAGACGTTGATTTCCGATTTCCCGAAGGAATTCGCCGAGGGCGTTGCTGCGGCGTAA
- the trxB gene encoding thioredoxin-disulfide reductase, protein MSETHHTKVLILGSGAAGCTAAIYAARANLKPIMVHGMQPGGQLTITTEVENYPGFADVIQGPWLMEQMVEQAEKVGTEIFDDLIVDVDFSTTPFTCTGDSGDVYTGDTVIVATGASAKWLGLESEQKFSGFGVSACATCDGFFYRDKPVAVIGGGNTAVEEALFLTNFASKVTLIHRRDELRAEKIMQDRLMRHEKIDVAWDTVLEEVVGTDEPLGVTGAKLKNTKSGDSQDLEVDGVFIAIGHDPNTKVFQGKLDMDDEGYLVTAPDSTATNIPGVFAAGDVKDKIYRQAVTAAGMGCMAALEAAKYVAEHEDEATQNAAE, encoded by the coding sequence ATGTCCGAGACACATCACACCAAGGTTCTGATCCTAGGCTCCGGGGCCGCCGGCTGCACCGCCGCCATCTACGCCGCACGCGCGAACCTCAAACCCATCATGGTGCACGGCATGCAGCCGGGCGGTCAGCTCACGATCACGACGGAAGTCGAGAACTATCCGGGCTTTGCCGACGTGATCCAGGGCCCTTGGCTCATGGAGCAGATGGTCGAGCAGGCCGAAAAAGTGGGGACGGAAATCTTCGACGATCTGATCGTCGACGTGGACTTCAGCACCACGCCCTTCACCTGCACCGGTGATTCCGGCGACGTGTACACCGGCGACACGGTCATCGTGGCGACGGGTGCCTCGGCCAAGTGGCTGGGCCTAGAAAGCGAGCAGAAATTCTCGGGCTTCGGCGTGTCGGCCTGCGCCACATGCGACGGGTTCTTCTATCGCGACAAGCCGGTCGCCGTGATCGGCGGCGGCAACACGGCCGTCGAAGAAGCGCTGTTCCTCACCAATTTCGCCTCGAAGGTCACCCTGATTCATCGCCGCGACGAGCTCCGCGCCGAGAAGATTATGCAGGACCGCCTGATGCGTCATGAGAAGATCGACGTCGCCTGGGACACGGTCCTGGAAGAGGTCGTGGGCACGGATGAGCCGCTTGGCGTGACCGGCGCCAAGCTCAAGAACACCAAAAGCGGCGACAGTCAGGACCTCGAAGTGGATGGTGTCTTCATCGCCATCGGGCATGACCCGAACACCAAAGTGTTCCAGGGCAAGCTGGATATGGATGACGAAGGTTACCTCGTCACCGCACCGGACAGCACGGCCACCAACATCCCGGGCGTCTTTGCTGCGGGTGACGTCAAGGACAAGATCTACCGTCAGGCCGTGACGGCCGCAGGCATGGGCTGCATGGCGGCACTTGAAGCAGCGAAGTATGTTGCCGAGCATGAAGACGAGGCCACGCAGAACGCGGCCGAATAA
- a CDS encoding MFS transporter has translation MTLALNRQQVMVMGAGAFLLAVVLGVRQVLGMYLVPMTIDLGWSRELFGIAMGLQNLVWGASQPFIGGLADRYGSGRVIVGGAICYALGVLGMASAITPTELLISGGVLIGLGMSGVGMAVVYGAVARMVAPEKRTYAMAIVSTIGALGPFLLPPVTQIVIGGFGWEVSLVATAGVVALMIPLGAMIRGRADNEAGAAPQSWTQALGEARKNRGYLLLVAGFFVCGFHVTFIGTHLPGFVAWCGLAATVGGWALFMIGGGNIIGTFTAGVLSNRFKQKNLLSLIYLARAALIAWMMLMPKTELTIYIFSGVFGLLWLSTVPLTSGVVARIFGARHLGMLFGLVFFSHQIGAFLGAWLGGLNFDVTGDYNAVWFTSILLGLLAAALHWPIRDEPVERLLSPQSA, from the coding sequence ATGACCCTGGCTCTCAACCGACAACAGGTAATGGTGATGGGTGCCGGCGCATTCCTGCTCGCGGTGGTGCTCGGCGTCCGCCAGGTGCTCGGGATGTACCTGGTGCCGATGACCATAGACCTTGGCTGGAGCCGCGAGCTCTTTGGAATAGCCATGGGGCTCCAGAACCTGGTCTGGGGGGCATCGCAACCCTTCATCGGCGGGCTTGCCGACCGCTACGGTTCTGGCCGGGTCATTGTCGGCGGCGCGATCTGTTATGCGCTTGGCGTACTGGGTATGGCGAGCGCGATCACGCCGACGGAATTGTTGATCTCCGGTGGCGTACTGATCGGTCTCGGCATGAGCGGTGTGGGCATGGCTGTCGTCTATGGCGCCGTTGCGCGGATGGTGGCTCCCGAAAAACGGACCTATGCCATGGCGATCGTCAGCACGATCGGTGCGCTCGGCCCGTTCCTGTTGCCCCCGGTCACCCAGATCGTAATCGGCGGCTTTGGCTGGGAAGTGTCGCTCGTCGCAACCGCAGGTGTGGTGGCGTTGATGATTCCGCTCGGCGCGATGATCCGCGGCAGGGCCGACAACGAGGCCGGCGCGGCGCCACAGAGCTGGACACAGGCACTCGGCGAAGCGCGCAAGAATCGCGGCTACCTGCTCCTGGTCGCGGGTTTCTTCGTCTGCGGCTTCCACGTCACGTTCATCGGCACCCACCTGCCAGGTTTTGTTGCCTGGTGCGGGCTCGCGGCGACGGTCGGGGGGTGGGCCTTGTTCATGATCGGCGGCGGCAACATCATTGGCACCTTTACGGCGGGTGTGCTCAGCAACCGGTTCAAGCAGAAAAACCTCTTGAGTCTGATCTATCTGGCGCGCGCCGCTCTGATCGCGTGGATGATGCTGATGCCCAAGACCGAGCTTACGATCTACATCTTCTCCGGTGTATTCGGATTGCTTTGGCTCTCCACGGTGCCGCTCACCAGCGGCGTGGTGGCCAGGATATTCGGCGCACGCCATCTCGGCATGCTGTTTGGGTTGGTCTTCTTCAGCCATCAGATCGGCGCGTTCCTCGGCGCCTGGCTCGGTGGCCTGAACTTCGACGTAACCGGGGATTATAACGCGGTCTGGTTCACCTCGATCCTGCTCGGGCTGCTGGCGGCGGCGCTGCACTGGCCGATCCGCGACGAGCCTGTGGAGCGGCTTTTGTCTCCGCAATCTGCCTGA
- a CDS encoding 2OG-Fe(II) oxygenase — protein MSVIDFTALGSAPVGRDPFDHVLVPGLISRDALRAANEDFPSIERPGSFPTTHLRYGPGFAALLRALEGPEMAAALGEKLGIDLAGKPTMVTVRGRARPTDGKIHTDSSGKLVTVLLYMNPAWEDSGGQLRLLRSPDDLEDYAVEVPPDEGTLLAFPCIPNAWHGHQPFDGERRTIQLNWVTSRRYKLREQVRHSVSAFFKKYAG, from the coding sequence ATGTCAGTCATCGACTTTACAGCCCTGGGATCAGCCCCCGTCGGTCGTGATCCGTTCGATCATGTCCTCGTGCCCGGCCTGATTTCCCGGGATGCCTTGCGCGCGGCCAACGAGGATTTTCCTTCAATCGAACGCCCCGGCAGCTTTCCCACAACCCATCTGCGCTACGGGCCGGGATTCGCGGCCTTGCTGCGCGCCCTCGAAGGGCCTGAAATGGCGGCCGCCCTGGGCGAAAAACTGGGAATCGATCTGGCTGGCAAACCGACGATGGTCACGGTGCGCGGGCGCGCGCGTCCCACCGACGGGAAGATCCATACCGATTCATCCGGCAAGCTGGTCACGGTCCTGCTCTACATGAACCCTGCTTGGGAAGATTCCGGCGGGCAACTCCGGCTGCTTCGCAGCCCCGACGACCTCGAGGACTACGCCGTCGAGGTGCCGCCCGACGAGGGGACCCTGTTGGCGTTCCCCTGCATCCCCAACGCCTGGCACGGGCACCAGCCCTTTGACGGCGAGCGCCGGACGATCCAGCTGAACTGGGTCACCAGCCGCCGGTATAAATTGCGCGAGCAGGTGCGACACTCGGTCTCCGCGTTTTTCAAGAAGTATGCGGGATAG
- a CDS encoding mitochondrial fission ELM1 family protein — protein sequence MTAPPPTPSCWILTDGKIGMVNQCLGLARALGHDPVIKTIDLRRPWAWLPPVLIPARTSVITTGSTPLAPPWPKLLIASGRKSVAPALAIRRGSAGETFCVQIQDPGVATGSFDLVVAPAHDRLSGDNVVTTLGSMQGVDPAALEGARVAFADRMEGLPRPLAGVLLGGDNAVYRMTPALGERLAEQLRVLAADRGLGLAITPSRRTPEFVLDAIRASLTGLDVDIWDETGPNPYLGILAHADSLIVTGDSVNMVSEAAATGKPVHVVSLEGGSKKFSRFHEALTARGITRPFAGVLEEWTYDPPDDMAVVVGAIQRRMAATDRNGHRLHSQGSRSKK from the coding sequence ATGACCGCGCCGCCGCCCACCCCGTCCTGCTGGATACTGACCGATGGCAAGATCGGCATGGTGAACCAGTGCCTCGGTCTGGCCCGCGCGCTCGGCCATGACCCGGTTATCAAGACCATCGACCTCCGCCGTCCATGGGCTTGGCTGCCGCCGGTGTTGATCCCGGCCAGGACGAGCGTGATCACCACGGGCTCCACGCCGCTTGCACCACCCTGGCCCAAATTGCTGATCGCGTCCGGCCGCAAATCGGTGGCACCCGCCCTGGCGATCCGACGTGGCAGCGCAGGCGAGACCTTTTGTGTCCAAATCCAGGATCCGGGCGTCGCGACGGGTTCGTTCGACCTCGTGGTGGCACCGGCCCATGACCGGCTGTCCGGCGACAATGTGGTGACAACGCTGGGTTCCATGCAGGGCGTCGACCCTGCGGCACTGGAGGGCGCACGGGTCGCATTCGCCGACCGGATGGAAGGCCTGCCGCGACCGCTCGCGGGTGTGCTCCTGGGGGGCGACAACGCGGTCTACCGCATGACGCCGGCGCTGGGTGAAAGGCTGGCCGAGCAATTGCGCGTCCTCGCCGCTGATCGGGGCTTGGGCCTGGCGATTACACCGTCCCGGCGCACACCTGAATTCGTGCTCGATGCGATCCGGGCGTCGCTCACCGGGCTGGATGTCGATATTTGGGACGAAACCGGCCCGAACCCGTATCTGGGCATTCTGGCCCACGCGGACTCGCTCATCGTGACCGGTGATTCGGTGAACATGGTCAGCGAGGCGGCGGCCACGGGCAAGCCGGTGCATGTGGTATCCCTCGAAGGCGGGTCGAAAAAGTTCAGCCGTTTCCATGAGGCATTGACAGCGCGCGGCATCACCCGACCCTTTGCCGGCGTGCTCGAAGAATGGACCTATGACCCGCCGGATGACATGGCCGTGGTGGTGGGCGCGATTCAGCGGCGTATGGCCGCAACGGACAGGAACGGGCATCGTTTGCATTCGCAAGGGTCGCGATCTAAGAAATGA
- a CDS encoding LysR family transcriptional regulator gives MDWDKLRIFHAVADAGSFTHAGEVLHLSQSAVSRQISSLEDSLGSRLFHRHARGLILTEQGELLYRTVHDVFAKLTMVEARLTDSQERPQGPLKIATAVGLGSLWLTPRISEFIDMYPDIEVNLVTTDEELDVSMREADCAIRLTPPTQGDLIQRRLTRVHTHIFASPDYLQNRGMPEKVRDLANHDLIAYGEDVAMPVANINWLLNAVRDATNEEPRKVLTLNNLYGMFRAVEAGVGVAGLPDFLAREGKSLVRILPELEGPGNDAYFVYPEELRNSQRIAVFRDFLLSKVAETRF, from the coding sequence ATGGATTGGGACAAACTGCGTATTTTTCACGCGGTGGCAGATGCTGGCAGCTTCACCCATGCGGGTGAGGTCCTGCATCTGAGCCAATCGGCTGTCAGCCGGCAGATCAGTTCCCTCGAGGACAGCCTCGGCTCGCGACTGTTTCACCGTCATGCGCGCGGCCTGATCCTGACCGAACAGGGCGAGCTTTTATATCGCACCGTGCACGATGTGTTCGCCAAGCTGACCATGGTCGAGGCACGGTTGACAGATTCCCAGGAGCGGCCCCAGGGTCCGCTCAAGATCGCCACGGCCGTCGGACTGGGCTCACTCTGGCTGACACCGCGCATCTCCGAATTCATCGATATGTACCCGGACATCGAGGTGAACCTCGTCACCACCGACGAGGAGCTTGATGTTTCCATGCGGGAAGCGGACTGTGCGATCCGGCTCACCCCACCGACCCAGGGCGACCTGATCCAGCGCCGCCTGACGCGTGTGCACACCCACATCTTCGCGTCGCCCGACTACCTGCAGAACCGGGGAATGCCGGAGAAGGTCAGGGACCTGGCGAACCATGACCTGATCGCCTATGGCGAGGATGTCGCCATGCCGGTGGCCAATATCAACTGGCTCCTGAATGCGGTACGCGATGCCACCAACGAAGAGCCACGCAAGGTCCTGACCCTGAACAATCTCTACGGGATGTTTCGCGCGGTCGAGGCGGGGGTCGGTGTCGCAGGCTTGCCGGATTTCCTGGCCCGCGAAGGCAAGAGCCTTGTACGAATCCTGCCCGAACTCGAGGGTCCGGGGAACGATGCGTATTTCGTCTATCCAGAGGAACTGCGCAACTCGCAACGAATCGCGGTTTTCCGGGATTTTCTGCTGAGCAAGGTCGCAGAAACGCGTTTCTAG
- a CDS encoding DUF3883 domain-containing protein: MVDGNPSGTPWSASEIDLIVADYFGMLWKELAGEPYIKSQRNTELQRLTGRSKGSIEYKHQNISAVLEQLGRPWILGYKPAVNFQKTLIDGIERYLASRGQEMETRLNSSLAEVTDSSTLYFEPPPILNESETPTNEDIKRLVRKFNPAERDVRNRELGEQGERKVLDSERARLNAAGREDLARKVEWTSKERGDGAGYDILSFASSGQERLLEVKTTTGPKKTPFYLTENERSLSAERPDSFRIVRLYDFVREPKAFKISPPLESSVILSATNYRASFGT; the protein is encoded by the coding sequence ATGGTCGACGGTAACCCTTCCGGAACTCCTTGGTCTGCCAGTGAGATTGATCTCATCGTGGCGGACTACTTTGGGATGCTCTGGAAAGAACTAGCTGGTGAACCATACATAAAGTCTCAGAGAAACACTGAACTTCAAAGGCTAACCGGTAGATCAAAAGGCTCGATCGAGTACAAACATCAAAACATAAGTGCGGTGCTGGAGCAGCTCGGACGACCATGGATTCTCGGCTACAAGCCGGCTGTTAATTTTCAGAAAACTCTCATCGACGGAATTGAAAGATATCTGGCAAGCCGAGGACAGGAGATGGAAACCCGGCTGAATAGCTCGTTGGCCGAAGTAACCGACTCCAGCACACTGTATTTCGAGCCTCCGCCGATTCTAAATGAGTCTGAAACACCTACCAACGAAGACATCAAACGCCTCGTTCGCAAGTTCAATCCCGCCGAGCGCGATGTTCGCAACCGCGAACTAGGTGAGCAGGGTGAAAGGAAAGTGCTGGATTCGGAGCGAGCAAGACTGAATGCCGCAGGAAGGGAGGATCTAGCGCGTAAAGTGGAGTGGACATCCAAAGAGCGCGGAGACGGTGCCGGCTACGACATTCTATCGTTCGCGTCATCAGGACAAGAGCGCCTTCTTGAGGTCAAAACTACTACCGGGCCTAAAAAAACGCCCTTCTATCTGACAGAGAACGAACGTTCACTATCGGCCGAACGTCCGGATTCATTTCGAATCGTACGTCTCTACGACTTTGTCCGCGAGCCAAAGGCATTCAAAATTTCTCCGCCGCTTGAATCATCTGTGATCCTGAGTGCCACGAACTACCGTGCATCGTTCGGAACGTAG
- the msrP gene encoding protein-methionine-sulfoxide reductase catalytic subunit MsrP: protein MLVKVKRGWELPESAVTPEDIYLNRRQIVKALGVAPAIAATASVLPSGMAMAATDPSAGLYPVPRNEKYTVDRALTAEKEATSYNNFYEFGSHKQISRAAQRLETRPWNIVIDGMVEKEFEIGIDDLLKQVSLEERVYRHRCVEAWAMTVPWSGFPMKQLVDLAKPTSGAKYVTMQTIAESKAEMPGLRQFWYPWPYQEGLTMEEATNDLAFMVTGLYGKPVPPQNGAPLRLAVPWKYGFKSIKSIIRFSFTDKQPMTFWESLQAKEYGFWANVNPEIDHPRWSQATEWLLGGRQSDRVPTRLYNGYTEFVAGMYPADAGDVYFR from the coding sequence ATGCTGGTGAAGGTGAAGCGGGGCTGGGAGTTGCCCGAGAGCGCGGTGACGCCCGAAGATATCTATCTCAATCGCCGGCAGATCGTGAAGGCGCTGGGGGTCGCTCCCGCTATCGCGGCGACCGCGAGTGTTTTGCCGTCAGGCATGGCGATGGCCGCGACCGACCCGTCCGCCGGCCTCTATCCCGTGCCACGTAACGAGAAGTACACGGTCGACCGTGCGCTCACGGCAGAGAAAGAGGCGACGAGCTACAACAATTTCTATGAATTCGGCTCCCACAAACAGATCTCGCGCGCCGCACAACGTCTTGAAACCCGTCCCTGGAATATCGTCATCGACGGGATGGTCGAGAAGGAGTTTGAGATCGGGATCGACGATCTGTTGAAGCAGGTCTCGCTGGAGGAACGGGTCTATCGCCATCGCTGTGTCGAGGCCTGGGCGATGACGGTGCCCTGGTCCGGGTTTCCGATGAAACAGCTGGTCGATCTGGCCAAGCCGACGTCCGGCGCGAAGTATGTGACGATGCAGACGATTGCCGAGAGCAAGGCGGAAATGCCGGGCCTGCGCCAGTTCTGGTATCCGTGGCCTTATCAGGAAGGCCTGACGATGGAAGAGGCGACCAACGACCTGGCCTTCATGGTTACCGGCCTGTACGGCAAACCGGTCCCACCCCAAAATGGTGCGCCCCTGCGCCTTGCGGTGCCGTGGAAGTACGGATTCAAGTCGATCAAGTCGATCATCCGCTTCTCGTTCACGGACAAACAGCCCATGACCTTCTGGGAATCGCTTCAGGCCAAGGAATATGGCTTCTGGGCCAACGTCAATCCGGAGATCGATCATCCGCGCTGGAGCCAGGCCACCGAATGGCTGCTGGGTGGTCGCCAGAGCGACCGTGTGCCGACGCGGCTCTACAACGGCTACACGGAGTTCGTGGCAGGCATGTATCCCGCCGATGCGGGTGACGTCTACTTCCGCTAG
- a CDS encoding tetratricopeptide repeat protein encodes MRKLCLAIVIAIAITGPRHAGADQNDPRLDNLFLILQSSEEEIEIRAAENLIWTTWIAHENSENTRLMYMGIKAMADRRFDDAVELYTALIDQAPDYAEAWNKRATVYFIQGKLALSSADVEQTLALEPRHFGALSGLGQIEMLRGNGDAALQAFEDAVKVHPRMAGMHDLIRDLKQRVRGQEL; translated from the coding sequence ATGCGCAAATTGTGCCTCGCCATCGTCATTGCCATCGCGATCACCGGGCCGCGCCACGCTGGGGCGGACCAGAACGACCCGCGCCTCGACAATCTCTTCCTGATCCTGCAGTCGAGCGAAGAGGAGATTGAGATACGCGCGGCCGAGAATCTGATCTGGACGACCTGGATTGCGCATGAGAACAGCGAGAACACGCGGTTGATGTACATGGGGATCAAGGCCATGGCGGACCGGCGTTTCGACGACGCGGTGGAGCTGTATACCGCGCTGATCGACCAGGCGCCGGACTATGCCGAGGCCTGGAACAAGCGGGCCACCGTCTATTTCATCCAAGGCAAGCTCGCCCTGTCGTCGGCCGATGTCGAACAGACATTGGCGCTCGAGCCCCGGCATTTCGGTGCCCTCAGTGGGTTGGGACAGATCGAAATGCTGCGCGGCAACGGGGATGCTGCGCTGCAGGCGTTCGAGGATGCGGTGAAGGTCCACCCCCGAATGGCGGGGATGCATGACCTCATTCGGGACCTGAAACAGCGGGTGCGCGGGCAGGAACTGTAG
- a CDS encoding dienelactone hydrolase family protein, with translation MAEKEFDITTADGVMPGFAAWPDPGAHGDGPYPVIVMYMDAPGIREELQDFARRIAGQGYYAVLPDLYYRLGLLRFNLAERTEKMGEMIFAAWHSLTNAGVASDTGAILSELENEDAASDGPMGSVGYCMSGAFITTVAGKFPDRFAANVSLYGVWIVTEHEDSPHLLAPRIEGELYYAFAEHDQWVPDNVIPDLKAALNASGVPHEIETFAGTEHGFAFPQRDVYHEPSAEIVWGKMFELYARVLG, from the coding sequence ATGGCCGAGAAAGAATTCGACATCACGACCGCTGACGGGGTGATGCCCGGTTTCGCCGCCTGGCCCGACCCGGGCGCGCACGGCGACGGCCCTTACCCGGTGATCGTCATGTATATGGACGCGCCGGGCATCCGCGAAGAGTTGCAGGACTTCGCGCGTCGGATCGCGGGTCAGGGCTACTACGCGGTACTGCCGGACCTGTACTACCGGCTCGGTTTGCTGCGCTTCAACCTGGCCGAACGCACCGAGAAGATGGGCGAGATGATCTTCGCCGCATGGCACAGCCTGACGAATGCGGGCGTCGCCAGCGACACCGGTGCCATTCTGTCAGAACTGGAGAATGAGGACGCGGCGTCGGACGGCCCCATGGGCTCGGTCGGCTATTGCATGAGCGGCGCCTTCATCACCACCGTCGCGGGCAAATTTCCCGACCGTTTTGCGGCGAACGTCTCACTCTACGGAGTCTGGATCGTCACCGAACACGAGGATTCCCCCCACCTGCTCGCACCCCGGATCGAAGGCGAGCTTTACTATGCCTTCGCCGAACATGATCAGTGGGTGCCGGACAATGTCATCCCCGATCTGAAGGCGGCGCTCAACGCGAGCGGGGTTCCCCACGAGATCGAGACATTCGCGGGCACGGAGCACGGCTTCGCGTTTCCGCAACGCGATGTCTATCACGAACCGTCGGCCGAGATCGTCTGGGGCAAGATGTTCGAACTCTACGCCCGGGTGTTGGGTTAA
- a CDS encoding S-(hydroxymethyl)glutathione dehydrogenase/class III alcohol dehydrogenase — METRAAVALEAGKPLSIETVNLDGPRDGEVLVEIKATGICHTDSFTLSGADPEGLFPAILGHEGAGIVVDVGKGVKSVKKGDHVIPLYTPECRECDYCTSGRTNLCQAIRETQGQGLMPDGTSRFSIGKDRLFHYMGTSTFSNYTVLPEIAVAKVREDAPFEKICYIGCGVTTGIGAVINTAKVEPGDNVVVFGLGGIGLNVIQGARLVGANKIVGVDLNPGRRAIAEAFGMTHFVNPSEVEGDLVPYLVDLTDGGADHSFECIGNVEVMRQALECCHKGWGKSTIIGVAPAGAEIATRPFQLVTGRTWQGTAFGGAKGRTDVPKIVDWYMDGKINIDDLITHVMPLDQINNGFDLMHKGESIRGVVTF; from the coding sequence ATGGAAACCCGCGCCGCCGTCGCCCTTGAGGCCGGCAAGCCCCTGAGCATCGAAACGGTCAATCTGGACGGTCCGCGCGACGGCGAGGTCCTCGTCGAGATCAAGGCGACCGGGATATGTCACACGGATTCGTTCACCCTGTCGGGCGCCGACCCCGAGGGGCTGTTCCCCGCGATCCTCGGCCATGAGGGGGCGGGCATCGTCGTCGACGTCGGCAAGGGCGTCAAATCGGTGAAGAAGGGTGACCACGTGATCCCGCTCTACACGCCGGAATGCCGCGAATGCGATTACTGCACCTCGGGCCGCACCAATCTGTGTCAGGCGATCCGCGAGACCCAGGGCCAGGGGCTCATGCCCGATGGCACCTCGCGCTTCTCGATCGGCAAGGACCGGCTGTTCCACTATATGGGCACCTCGACCTTCTCGAACTACACGGTGCTGCCCGAAATCGCGGTCGCCAAGGTGCGCGAGGACGCCCCGTTCGAGAAAATCTGCTACATCGGCTGCGGCGTGACCACGGGCATCGGCGCGGTGATCAACACCGCCAAGGTCGAACCCGGCGACAATGTGGTCGTGTTCGGCCTCGGCGGCATCGGCCTCAACGTGATTCAGGGCGCGCGGCTGGTCGGGGCCAACAAGATCGTCGGCGTCGATCTGAACCCGGGCCGCCGGGCCATCGCGGAAGCCTTCGGCATGACCCATTTCGTGAACCCGTCGGAAGTCGAGGGCGACCTCGTCCCCTATCTGGTCGATCTGACCGACGGCGGGGCCGACCACTCTTTCGAATGCATCGGCAATGTCGAAGTGATGCGCCAGGCGCTCGAATGCTGTCACAAGGGCTGGGGCAAATCGACGATTATCGGGGTCGCGCCGGCCGGCGCGGAGATCGCCACCCGGCCGTTCCAGCTGGTCACGGGGCGCACCTGGCAGGGGACGGCCTTCGGCGGCGCCAAGGGCCGCACGGATGTGCCGAAAATCGTCGACTGGTACATGGACGGCAAGATCAACATCGACGATCTGATCACCCACGTCATGCCGCTGGACCAGATCAACAACGGGTTTGACCTGATGCACAAGGGTGAGTCGATCCGCGGGGTCGTGACTTTCTAG
- a CDS encoding cytochrome c, translated as MTPNASAETLLERGTYLMQSVVACGNCHTPKGPDGDIPGMELAGMAPFEKTPAFDANSPNITQDMETGIGGWTDAQIIASIREGKRPDGSIIGPPMPIGLYRGMSDWDVQAIVAYLRTVKPIRNEIPKSVYRIPLPPAYGPPVGSVPSVSPDDRVAYGAYLAGPAGHCIECHSPLGEKGPDWVNRTGAGGFEFHGPWGVSVSSNITPAGLGNRSYAEIRRMITEGIRPDGSRMLPPMAYSYYANIKEEDLRAIVAYLRTLPAK; from the coding sequence ATGACACCAAACGCATCGGCTGAAACATTGCTGGAACGGGGCACATACCTGATGCAATCGGTCGTGGCATGCGGGAACTGCCACACACCGAAGGGCCCCGACGGGGACATTCCGGGCATGGAACTGGCCGGCATGGCGCCGTTCGAGAAGACGCCCGCCTTCGACGCCAATTCGCCGAACATCACCCAGGATATGGAAACCGGCATCGGCGGCTGGACCGACGCGCAGATCATCGCCTCGATCCGCGAGGGCAAGCGCCCCGACGGCTCGATCATTGGCCCACCGATGCCGATCGGGCTCTACCGCGGCATGTCGGACTGGGACGTGCAGGCGATTGTCGCCTACCTGCGCACGGTAAAGCCGATCAGGAACGAAATTCCCAAGTCGGTCTACCGCATCCCGCTGCCGCCGGCCTATGGCCCGCCGGTCGGATCGGTCCCATCCGTATCGCCCGATGATCGCGTGGCCTACGGTGCCTATCTCGCCGGCCCTGCCGGACATTGCATCGAATGCCACTCCCCGCTGGGCGAGAAAGGGCCGGACTGGGTCAACAGAACCGGCGCGGGCGGCTTCGAGTTTCACGGCCCCTGGGGCGTAAGCGTGTCATCGAACATCACGCCGGCAGGCCTGGGCAATCGCAGTTACGCGGAGATCCGGCGGATGATCACCGAGGGCATCCGGCCGGACGGCTCCAGAATGCTGCCGCCGATGGCGTATTCCTACTACGCCAACATCAAGGAAGAGGATCTCCGGGCCATCGTCGCCTATCTCCGCACCCTGCCGGCGAAATAG